GTGGCGGGGTGCGTCGGCCCCACCGGCGAACTGCTCGAACCGCTCGGCATCATGACCCAGGCCGACGCCCGCGACGCGTTCGCCGAGCAGATCGGCGGGCTGGTCGAGGGGGGCGCCGACCTGATCCTGATCGAGACGATGAGTGACCTCGGCGAAGCGAAGGCGGCTATCTCGGCGGCCACGGAAACTGACCTGCCGATCATCGCCACGATGAGTTTCGACACGAACCTGCACACGATGATGGGCGTCTCCCCGAGCCTGGCCGTGGGTGCGTTGGCTGAGGCCGGTGCTGACGCCGTCGGCGCGAACTGTGGCCGCGGTCCGGGCGAAATGGAGCAGATCGCGCAGGCGATGGTCGCCGCTCGGGGAGACCTCGACGTTCTCCTCATCGCGCAGTCCAACGCCGGGTTGCCTCAGGTCGACGGGGGTGGGTTTGCGTACGACGTCGATCCCACCGGGATGGCCGAGCATGTCGCGCGTCTGCGCGATATCGGGATCGACATCACCGGGGCGTGCTGCGGGTCGGCGCCCGCGCACGTGCACGCGATCGGCGACAGGCTGAGCAAGAGTTCGTGACCCCTCGGCGGGATCTTGTGACCCCTCAGCCGTGGTTGAGCCAGAACCAGGCGGATGCGAGCAACTGGTTTTCATAGCGCTCTGCCGCGGCGGAGTTGTCCAGGAATCCG
The DNA window shown above is from Nocardioides sp. and carries:
- a CDS encoding homocysteine S-methyltransferase family protein; protein product: MSARLTALLDGRRFFDGGYGWLLAERGLEPGTVAESWNLDNPEAIGQLHEEYAAAGAQLLTTNTFGGTRYRLEGYGLGDRVREVNVAAARIARDVAARHDALVAGCVGPTGELLEPLGIMTQADARDAFAEQIGGLVEGGADLILIETMSDLGEAKAAISAATETDLPIIATMSFDTNLHTMMGVSPSLAVGALAEAGADAVGANCGRGPGEMEQIAQAMVAARGDLDVLLIAQSNAGLPQVDGGGFAYDVDPTGMAEHVARLRDIGIDITGACCGSAPAHVHAIGDRLSKSS